In Kryptolebias marmoratus isolate JLee-2015 linkage group LG11, ASM164957v2, whole genome shotgun sequence, the following proteins share a genomic window:
- the tle3a gene encoding transducin-like enhancer protein 3-A isoform X5 yields the protein MYPQGRHPAPHQPGQPGFKFTVAESCDRIKDEFQFLQAQYHSLKVEYDKLANEKTEMQRHYVMYYEMSYGLNIEMHKQTEIAKRLNAILAQIMPFLSQEHQQQVAQAVERAKQVTMTELNAIIGVRGLPNLPLTQQQLQAQHLSHAAHGPPVQLPPHPSGLQPPGLPPVTGSGSGLLALGALGSQAHLPVKDEKNHHDLEHRESTNNSISPSESLRTASEKHRSSSDYSLESKKRKVEEKDSMSRYDSDGEKSDDLVVDVSNEDPATPRASPAHSPPENGIDKPRPPKKDTPNSPASVASSGSTPSSKAKELSHNDKSSTPGLKSNTPTPRNDAPTPGTSSTPGLRPILGKPPGMEALAAPALRTPLSIAGSYPSPFAMMGHHEMNGGLTNPGVYAGLHISPQMSAAAAAAYGRSPMGFDPHSHMRAPGLPASLTSISGGKPAYSFHVSADGQMQPVPFPPDALIGPGIPRHARQINTLSHGEVVCAVTISNPTRHVYTGGKGCVKIWDISQPGSKSPVSQLDCLNRDNYIRSCKLLPDGRTLIVGGEASTLTIWDLASQTPRIKAELTSSAPACYALAISPDAKVCFSCCSDGNIAVWDLHNQTLVRQFQGHTDGASCIDISHDGTKLWTGGLDNTVRSWDLREGRQLQQHDFTSQIFSLGYCPTGEWLAVGMESSNVEVLHHSKPDKYQLHLHESCVLSLKFAYCGKWFVSTGKDNLLNAWRTPYGASIFQSKESSSVLSCDISTDDKYIVTGSGDKKATVYEVIY from the exons tattaCGAGATGTCCTATGGGTTGAACATAGAGATGCACAAACAG acggAGATCGCCAAACGACTCAATgcaattttagctcaaattatGCCTTTCCTGTCACAAGAG CACCAACAGCAGGTTGCTCAGGCAGTGGAGAGGGCTAAGCAGGTGACTATGACAGAGCTGAATGCCATCATCGGGGTACGTGGACTTCCCAATCTGCCTCTCACC cagcagcagctccaggcaCAGCACCTCTCTCATGCTGCTCACGGGCCTCCAGTTCAGCTGCCACCCCACCCCTCGGGTCTACAGCCACCCGGCCTCCCCCCTGTGACAGGTTCTGGGTCAGGCCTGCTGGCGCTTGGGGCTCTGGGCAGCCAAGCTCACCTCCCAGTGAAGGACGAGAAGAACCACCATGATCTCGAACACAGAG AAAGTACG AATAACTCGATATCGCCGTCAGAAAGCTTACGAACAGCCAGTGAGAAGCATCGCAGTTCTTCAGACTACAGTCTGGAGTCTAAAAAGCGCAAAGTGGAGGAGAAGGACAGCATGAGCAGATAT GACAGTGATGGAGAGAAGAGTGATGACTTAGTGGTAGATGTATCTAATGAG gaTCCTGCCACTCCACGGGCAAGCCCTGCCCATTCACCACCTGAAAATGGCATTGATAAGCCACGCCCACCCAAAAAGGACACACCAAACAGCCCTGCGTCAGTGGCATCATCTGGAAGCACGCCATCCTCCAAGGCCAAGGAGCTCAGTCAT AATGACAAATCCTCCACGCCTGGTCTCAAATCCAACACCCCCACCCCACGTAACGATGCTCCCACCCCTGGCACCAGCTCCACTCCTGGGCTCAGACCCATCCTGGGCAAACCACCAGGCATGGAAGCTCTCG CAGCGCCAGCTTTGCGTACCCCTCTGTCCATTGCGGGCTCCTATCCCTCCCCCTTTGCCATGATGGGCCACCATGAAATGAATGGAGGCCTGACAAATCCTGGGGTGTATGCTGGTCTTCACATCTCCCCTCAGATGAGTGCTGCAGCGGCTGCAGCTTATGGACGCTCCCCCATG GGTTTTGATCCTCACTCCCATATGAGAGCCCCAGGCCTTCCAGCCAGCCTCACATCTATTTCTGGAGGCAAACC AGCTTACTCTTTCCATGTCAGTGCAGATGGCCAGATGCAGCCTGTGCCCTTCCCACCCGACGCCCTCATTGGCCCCGGTATCCCTCGACATGCCCGTCAGATCAACACTCTCAGCCACGGTGAGGTGGTGTGTGCTGTTACCATTAGCAACCCCACACGTCACGTCTACACTGGTGGCAAAGGCTGTGTCAAAATCTGGGATATCAGCCAACCCGGCAGCAAGAGCCCCGTGTCCCAACTGGACTGTCTG AACAGGGATAACTACATCCGATCCTGTAAGTTGCTGCCTGATGGTCGCACATTGATTGTTGGAGGTGAGGCCAGCACATTGACCATCTGGGATCTGGCCTCGCAGACGCCCCGCATCAAGGCTGAGCTCACCTCCTCGGCCCCGGCATGCTACGCCTTGGCTATCAGCCCCGATGCCAAAGTCTGTTTCTCGTGCTGTAGTGATGGAAACATTGCCGTTTGGGACCTGCACAACCAGACTCTTGTCAG GCAGTTCCAGGGTCATACAGATGGTGCTAGCTGTATTGACATTTCCCATGATGGCACTAAGCTGTGGACAGGCGGTCTCGATAACACCGTTCGCTCTTGGGATCTGAGGGAGGGtcgacagctgcagcagcatgaTTTCACTTCACAG ATCTTTTCTTTGGGCTACTGTCCGACTGGAGAGTGGCTCGCTGTGGGTATGGAGAGCAGTAACGTGGAGGTGCTCCACCATTCAAAGCCTGACAAGTATCAGCTCCACTTGCATGAGAGCTGTGTTCTCTCCCTCAAATTTGCCTACTGTG gtaaATGGTTTGTAAGCACTGGGAAGGACAATCTGTTGAATGCTTGGAGGACTCCTTATGGCGCCAGCATATTCCAG TCCAAGGAATCCTCATCTGTCCTGAGCTGTGACATTTCAACAGACGACAAGTACATCGTAACAGGCTCTGGAGACAAGAAGGCCACTGTTTATGAAGTGATTTACTAG
- the tle3a gene encoding transducin-like enhancer protein 3-A isoform X9, with product MYPQGRHPAPHQPGQPGFKFTVAESCDRIKDEFQFLQAQYHSLKVEYDKLANEKTEMQRHYVMYYEMSYGLNIEMHKQTEIAKRLNAILAQIMPFLSQEHQQQVAQAVERAKQVTMTELNAIIGQQQAAYPALMQQLQAQHLSHAAHGPPVQLPPHPSGLQPPGLPPVTGSGSGLLALGALGSQAHLPVKDEKNHHDLEHRESTNNSISPSESLRTASEKHRSSSDYSLESKKRKVEEKDSMSRYDSDGEKSDDLVVDVSNEDPATPRASPAHSPPENGIDKPRPPKKDTPNSPASVASSGSTPSSKAKELSHNDKSSTPGLKSNTPTPRNDAPTPGTSSTPGLRPILGKPPGMEALAAPALRTPLSIAGSYPSPFAMMGHHEMNGGLTNPGVYAGLHISPQMSAAAAAAYGRSPMGFDPHSHMRAPGLPASLTSISGGKPAYSFHVSADGQMQPVPFPPDALIGPGIPRHARQINTLSHGEVVCAVTISNPTRHVYTGGKGCVKIWDISQPGSKSPVSQLDCLNRDNYIRSCKLLPDGRTLIVGGEASTLTIWDLASQTPRIKAELTSSAPACYALAISPDAKVCFSCCSDGNIAVWDLHNQTLVRQFQGHTDGASCIDISHDGTKLWTGGLDNTVRSWDLREGRQLQQHDFTSQIFSLGYCPTGEWLAVGMESSNVEVLHHSKPDKYQLHLHESCVLSLKFAYCGKWFVSTGKDNLLNAWRTPYGASIFQSKESSSVLSCDISTDDKYIVTGSGDKKATVYEVIY from the exons tattaCGAGATGTCCTATGGGTTGAACATAGAGATGCACAAACAG acggAGATCGCCAAACGACTCAATgcaattttagctcaaattatGCCTTTCCTGTCACAAGAG CACCAACAGCAGGTTGCTCAGGCAGTGGAGAGGGCTAAGCAGGTGACTATGACAGAGCTGAATGCCATCATCGGG cagcagcaagctgccTATCCTGCTCTCATG cagcagctccaggcaCAGCACCTCTCTCATGCTGCTCACGGGCCTCCAGTTCAGCTGCCACCCCACCCCTCGGGTCTACAGCCACCCGGCCTCCCCCCTGTGACAGGTTCTGGGTCAGGCCTGCTGGCGCTTGGGGCTCTGGGCAGCCAAGCTCACCTCCCAGTGAAGGACGAGAAGAACCACCATGATCTCGAACACAGAG AAAGTACG AATAACTCGATATCGCCGTCAGAAAGCTTACGAACAGCCAGTGAGAAGCATCGCAGTTCTTCAGACTACAGTCTGGAGTCTAAAAAGCGCAAAGTGGAGGAGAAGGACAGCATGAGCAGATAT GACAGTGATGGAGAGAAGAGTGATGACTTAGTGGTAGATGTATCTAATGAG gaTCCTGCCACTCCACGGGCAAGCCCTGCCCATTCACCACCTGAAAATGGCATTGATAAGCCACGCCCACCCAAAAAGGACACACCAAACAGCCCTGCGTCAGTGGCATCATCTGGAAGCACGCCATCCTCCAAGGCCAAGGAGCTCAGTCAT AATGACAAATCCTCCACGCCTGGTCTCAAATCCAACACCCCCACCCCACGTAACGATGCTCCCACCCCTGGCACCAGCTCCACTCCTGGGCTCAGACCCATCCTGGGCAAACCACCAGGCATGGAAGCTCTCG CAGCGCCAGCTTTGCGTACCCCTCTGTCCATTGCGGGCTCCTATCCCTCCCCCTTTGCCATGATGGGCCACCATGAAATGAATGGAGGCCTGACAAATCCTGGGGTGTATGCTGGTCTTCACATCTCCCCTCAGATGAGTGCTGCAGCGGCTGCAGCTTATGGACGCTCCCCCATG GGTTTTGATCCTCACTCCCATATGAGAGCCCCAGGCCTTCCAGCCAGCCTCACATCTATTTCTGGAGGCAAACC AGCTTACTCTTTCCATGTCAGTGCAGATGGCCAGATGCAGCCTGTGCCCTTCCCACCCGACGCCCTCATTGGCCCCGGTATCCCTCGACATGCCCGTCAGATCAACACTCTCAGCCACGGTGAGGTGGTGTGTGCTGTTACCATTAGCAACCCCACACGTCACGTCTACACTGGTGGCAAAGGCTGTGTCAAAATCTGGGATATCAGCCAACCCGGCAGCAAGAGCCCCGTGTCCCAACTGGACTGTCTG AACAGGGATAACTACATCCGATCCTGTAAGTTGCTGCCTGATGGTCGCACATTGATTGTTGGAGGTGAGGCCAGCACATTGACCATCTGGGATCTGGCCTCGCAGACGCCCCGCATCAAGGCTGAGCTCACCTCCTCGGCCCCGGCATGCTACGCCTTGGCTATCAGCCCCGATGCCAAAGTCTGTTTCTCGTGCTGTAGTGATGGAAACATTGCCGTTTGGGACCTGCACAACCAGACTCTTGTCAG GCAGTTCCAGGGTCATACAGATGGTGCTAGCTGTATTGACATTTCCCATGATGGCACTAAGCTGTGGACAGGCGGTCTCGATAACACCGTTCGCTCTTGGGATCTGAGGGAGGGtcgacagctgcagcagcatgaTTTCACTTCACAG ATCTTTTCTTTGGGCTACTGTCCGACTGGAGAGTGGCTCGCTGTGGGTATGGAGAGCAGTAACGTGGAGGTGCTCCACCATTCAAAGCCTGACAAGTATCAGCTCCACTTGCATGAGAGCTGTGTTCTCTCCCTCAAATTTGCCTACTGTG gtaaATGGTTTGTAAGCACTGGGAAGGACAATCTGTTGAATGCTTGGAGGACTCCTTATGGCGCCAGCATATTCCAG TCCAAGGAATCCTCATCTGTCCTGAGCTGTGACATTTCAACAGACGACAAGTACATCGTAACAGGCTCTGGAGACAAGAAGGCCACTGTTTATGAAGTGATTTACTAG
- the tle3a gene encoding transducin-like enhancer protein 3-A isoform X2, with amino-acid sequence MYPQGRHPAPHQPGQPGFKFTVAESCDRIKDEFQFLQAQYHSLKVEYDKLANEKTEMQRHYVMYYEMSYGLNIEMHKQTEIAKRLNAILAQIMPFLSQEHQQQVAQAVERAKQVTMTELNAIIGVRGLPNLPLTQQAAYPALMQQQLQAQHLSHAAHGPPVQLPPHPSGLQPPGLPPVTGSGSGLLALGALGSQAHLPVKDEKNHHDLEHRESTNNSISPSESLRTASEKHRSSSDYSLESKKRKVEEKDSMSRYDSDGEKSDDLVVDVSNEDPATPRASPAHSPPENGIDKPRPPKKDTPNSPASVASSGSTPSSKAKELSHNDKSSTPGLKSNTPTPRNDAPTPGTSSTPGLRPILGKPPGMEALAAPALRTPLSIAGSYPSPFAMMGHHEMNGGLTNPGVYAGLHISPQMSAAAAAAYGRSPMGFDPHSHMRAPGLPASLTSISGGKPAYSFHVSADGQMQPVPFPPDALIGPGIPRHARQINTLSHGEVVCAVTISNPTRHVYTGGKGCVKIWDISQPGSKSPVSQLDCLNRDNYIRSCKLLPDGRTLIVGGEASTLTIWDLASQTPRIKAELTSSAPACYALAISPDAKVCFSCCSDGNIAVWDLHNQTLVRQFQGHTDGASCIDISHDGTKLWTGGLDNTVRSWDLREGRQLQQHDFTSQIFSLGYCPTGEWLAVGMESSNVEVLHHSKPDKYQLHLHESCVLSLKFAYCGKWFVSTGKDNLLNAWRTPYGASIFQSKESSSVLSCDISTDDKYIVTGSGDKKATVYEVIY; translated from the exons tattaCGAGATGTCCTATGGGTTGAACATAGAGATGCACAAACAG acggAGATCGCCAAACGACTCAATgcaattttagctcaaattatGCCTTTCCTGTCACAAGAG CACCAACAGCAGGTTGCTCAGGCAGTGGAGAGGGCTAAGCAGGTGACTATGACAGAGCTGAATGCCATCATCGGGGTACGTGGACTTCCCAATCTGCCTCTCACC cagcaagctgccTATCCTGCTCTCATG cagcagcagctccaggcaCAGCACCTCTCTCATGCTGCTCACGGGCCTCCAGTTCAGCTGCCACCCCACCCCTCGGGTCTACAGCCACCCGGCCTCCCCCCTGTGACAGGTTCTGGGTCAGGCCTGCTGGCGCTTGGGGCTCTGGGCAGCCAAGCTCACCTCCCAGTGAAGGACGAGAAGAACCACCATGATCTCGAACACAGAG AAAGTACG AATAACTCGATATCGCCGTCAGAAAGCTTACGAACAGCCAGTGAGAAGCATCGCAGTTCTTCAGACTACAGTCTGGAGTCTAAAAAGCGCAAAGTGGAGGAGAAGGACAGCATGAGCAGATAT GACAGTGATGGAGAGAAGAGTGATGACTTAGTGGTAGATGTATCTAATGAG gaTCCTGCCACTCCACGGGCAAGCCCTGCCCATTCACCACCTGAAAATGGCATTGATAAGCCACGCCCACCCAAAAAGGACACACCAAACAGCCCTGCGTCAGTGGCATCATCTGGAAGCACGCCATCCTCCAAGGCCAAGGAGCTCAGTCAT AATGACAAATCCTCCACGCCTGGTCTCAAATCCAACACCCCCACCCCACGTAACGATGCTCCCACCCCTGGCACCAGCTCCACTCCTGGGCTCAGACCCATCCTGGGCAAACCACCAGGCATGGAAGCTCTCG CAGCGCCAGCTTTGCGTACCCCTCTGTCCATTGCGGGCTCCTATCCCTCCCCCTTTGCCATGATGGGCCACCATGAAATGAATGGAGGCCTGACAAATCCTGGGGTGTATGCTGGTCTTCACATCTCCCCTCAGATGAGTGCTGCAGCGGCTGCAGCTTATGGACGCTCCCCCATG GGTTTTGATCCTCACTCCCATATGAGAGCCCCAGGCCTTCCAGCCAGCCTCACATCTATTTCTGGAGGCAAACC AGCTTACTCTTTCCATGTCAGTGCAGATGGCCAGATGCAGCCTGTGCCCTTCCCACCCGACGCCCTCATTGGCCCCGGTATCCCTCGACATGCCCGTCAGATCAACACTCTCAGCCACGGTGAGGTGGTGTGTGCTGTTACCATTAGCAACCCCACACGTCACGTCTACACTGGTGGCAAAGGCTGTGTCAAAATCTGGGATATCAGCCAACCCGGCAGCAAGAGCCCCGTGTCCCAACTGGACTGTCTG AACAGGGATAACTACATCCGATCCTGTAAGTTGCTGCCTGATGGTCGCACATTGATTGTTGGAGGTGAGGCCAGCACATTGACCATCTGGGATCTGGCCTCGCAGACGCCCCGCATCAAGGCTGAGCTCACCTCCTCGGCCCCGGCATGCTACGCCTTGGCTATCAGCCCCGATGCCAAAGTCTGTTTCTCGTGCTGTAGTGATGGAAACATTGCCGTTTGGGACCTGCACAACCAGACTCTTGTCAG GCAGTTCCAGGGTCATACAGATGGTGCTAGCTGTATTGACATTTCCCATGATGGCACTAAGCTGTGGACAGGCGGTCTCGATAACACCGTTCGCTCTTGGGATCTGAGGGAGGGtcgacagctgcagcagcatgaTTTCACTTCACAG ATCTTTTCTTTGGGCTACTGTCCGACTGGAGAGTGGCTCGCTGTGGGTATGGAGAGCAGTAACGTGGAGGTGCTCCACCATTCAAAGCCTGACAAGTATCAGCTCCACTTGCATGAGAGCTGTGTTCTCTCCCTCAAATTTGCCTACTGTG gtaaATGGTTTGTAAGCACTGGGAAGGACAATCTGTTGAATGCTTGGAGGACTCCTTATGGCGCCAGCATATTCCAG TCCAAGGAATCCTCATCTGTCCTGAGCTGTGACATTTCAACAGACGACAAGTACATCGTAACAGGCTCTGGAGACAAGAAGGCCACTGTTTATGAAGTGATTTACTAG
- the tle3a gene encoding transducin-like enhancer protein 3-A isoform X8: protein MYPQGRHPAPHQPGQPGFKFTVAESCDRIKDEFQFLQAQYHSLKVEYDKLANEKTEMQRHYVMYYEMSYGLNIEMHKQTEIAKRLNAILAQIMPFLSQEHQQQVAQAVERAKQVTMTELNAIIGQQAAYPALMQQQLQAQHLSHAAHGPPVQLPPHPSGLQPPGLPPVTGSGSGLLALGALGSQAHLPVKDEKNHHDLEHRESTNNSISPSESLRTASEKHRSSSDYSLESKKRKVEEKDSMSRYDSDGEKSDDLVVDVSNEDPATPRASPAHSPPENGIDKPRPPKKDTPNSPASVASSGSTPSSKAKELSHNDKSSTPGLKSNTPTPRNDAPTPGTSSTPGLRPILGKPPGMEALAAPALRTPLSIAGSYPSPFAMMGHHEMNGGLTNPGVYAGLHISPQMSAAAAAAYGRSPMGFDPHSHMRAPGLPASLTSISGGKPAYSFHVSADGQMQPVPFPPDALIGPGIPRHARQINTLSHGEVVCAVTISNPTRHVYTGGKGCVKIWDISQPGSKSPVSQLDCLNRDNYIRSCKLLPDGRTLIVGGEASTLTIWDLASQTPRIKAELTSSAPACYALAISPDAKVCFSCCSDGNIAVWDLHNQTLVRQFQGHTDGASCIDISHDGTKLWTGGLDNTVRSWDLREGRQLQQHDFTSQIFSLGYCPTGEWLAVGMESSNVEVLHHSKPDKYQLHLHESCVLSLKFAYCGKWFVSTGKDNLLNAWRTPYGASIFQSKESSSVLSCDISTDDKYIVTGSGDKKATVYEVIY from the exons tattaCGAGATGTCCTATGGGTTGAACATAGAGATGCACAAACAG acggAGATCGCCAAACGACTCAATgcaattttagctcaaattatGCCTTTCCTGTCACAAGAG CACCAACAGCAGGTTGCTCAGGCAGTGGAGAGGGCTAAGCAGGTGACTATGACAGAGCTGAATGCCATCATCGGG cagcaagctgccTATCCTGCTCTCATG cagcagcagctccaggcaCAGCACCTCTCTCATGCTGCTCACGGGCCTCCAGTTCAGCTGCCACCCCACCCCTCGGGTCTACAGCCACCCGGCCTCCCCCCTGTGACAGGTTCTGGGTCAGGCCTGCTGGCGCTTGGGGCTCTGGGCAGCCAAGCTCACCTCCCAGTGAAGGACGAGAAGAACCACCATGATCTCGAACACAGAG AAAGTACG AATAACTCGATATCGCCGTCAGAAAGCTTACGAACAGCCAGTGAGAAGCATCGCAGTTCTTCAGACTACAGTCTGGAGTCTAAAAAGCGCAAAGTGGAGGAGAAGGACAGCATGAGCAGATAT GACAGTGATGGAGAGAAGAGTGATGACTTAGTGGTAGATGTATCTAATGAG gaTCCTGCCACTCCACGGGCAAGCCCTGCCCATTCACCACCTGAAAATGGCATTGATAAGCCACGCCCACCCAAAAAGGACACACCAAACAGCCCTGCGTCAGTGGCATCATCTGGAAGCACGCCATCCTCCAAGGCCAAGGAGCTCAGTCAT AATGACAAATCCTCCACGCCTGGTCTCAAATCCAACACCCCCACCCCACGTAACGATGCTCCCACCCCTGGCACCAGCTCCACTCCTGGGCTCAGACCCATCCTGGGCAAACCACCAGGCATGGAAGCTCTCG CAGCGCCAGCTTTGCGTACCCCTCTGTCCATTGCGGGCTCCTATCCCTCCCCCTTTGCCATGATGGGCCACCATGAAATGAATGGAGGCCTGACAAATCCTGGGGTGTATGCTGGTCTTCACATCTCCCCTCAGATGAGTGCTGCAGCGGCTGCAGCTTATGGACGCTCCCCCATG GGTTTTGATCCTCACTCCCATATGAGAGCCCCAGGCCTTCCAGCCAGCCTCACATCTATTTCTGGAGGCAAACC AGCTTACTCTTTCCATGTCAGTGCAGATGGCCAGATGCAGCCTGTGCCCTTCCCACCCGACGCCCTCATTGGCCCCGGTATCCCTCGACATGCCCGTCAGATCAACACTCTCAGCCACGGTGAGGTGGTGTGTGCTGTTACCATTAGCAACCCCACACGTCACGTCTACACTGGTGGCAAAGGCTGTGTCAAAATCTGGGATATCAGCCAACCCGGCAGCAAGAGCCCCGTGTCCCAACTGGACTGTCTG AACAGGGATAACTACATCCGATCCTGTAAGTTGCTGCCTGATGGTCGCACATTGATTGTTGGAGGTGAGGCCAGCACATTGACCATCTGGGATCTGGCCTCGCAGACGCCCCGCATCAAGGCTGAGCTCACCTCCTCGGCCCCGGCATGCTACGCCTTGGCTATCAGCCCCGATGCCAAAGTCTGTTTCTCGTGCTGTAGTGATGGAAACATTGCCGTTTGGGACCTGCACAACCAGACTCTTGTCAG GCAGTTCCAGGGTCATACAGATGGTGCTAGCTGTATTGACATTTCCCATGATGGCACTAAGCTGTGGACAGGCGGTCTCGATAACACCGTTCGCTCTTGGGATCTGAGGGAGGGtcgacagctgcagcagcatgaTTTCACTTCACAG ATCTTTTCTTTGGGCTACTGTCCGACTGGAGAGTGGCTCGCTGTGGGTATGGAGAGCAGTAACGTGGAGGTGCTCCACCATTCAAAGCCTGACAAGTATCAGCTCCACTTGCATGAGAGCTGTGTTCTCTCCCTCAAATTTGCCTACTGTG gtaaATGGTTTGTAAGCACTGGGAAGGACAATCTGTTGAATGCTTGGAGGACTCCTTATGGCGCCAGCATATTCCAG TCCAAGGAATCCTCATCTGTCCTGAGCTGTGACATTTCAACAGACGACAAGTACATCGTAACAGGCTCTGGAGACAAGAAGGCCACTGTTTATGAAGTGATTTACTAG
- the tle3a gene encoding transducin-like enhancer protein 3-A isoform X3, translating into MYPQGRHPAPHQPGQPGFKFTVAESCDRIKDEFQFLQAQYHSLKVEYDKLANEKTEMQRHYVMYYEMSYGLNIEMHKQTEIAKRLNAILAQIMPFLSQEHQQQVAQAVERAKQVTMTELNAIIGVRGLPNLPLTQQQAAYPALMQQLQAQHLSHAAHGPPVQLPPHPSGLQPPGLPPVTGSGSGLLALGALGSQAHLPVKDEKNHHDLEHRESTNNSISPSESLRTASEKHRSSSDYSLESKKRKVEEKDSMSRYDSDGEKSDDLVVDVSNEDPATPRASPAHSPPENGIDKPRPPKKDTPNSPASVASSGSTPSSKAKELSHNDKSSTPGLKSNTPTPRNDAPTPGTSSTPGLRPILGKPPGMEALAAPALRTPLSIAGSYPSPFAMMGHHEMNGGLTNPGVYAGLHISPQMSAAAAAAYGRSPMGFDPHSHMRAPGLPASLTSISGGKPAYSFHVSADGQMQPVPFPPDALIGPGIPRHARQINTLSHGEVVCAVTISNPTRHVYTGGKGCVKIWDISQPGSKSPVSQLDCLNRDNYIRSCKLLPDGRTLIVGGEASTLTIWDLASQTPRIKAELTSSAPACYALAISPDAKVCFSCCSDGNIAVWDLHNQTLVRQFQGHTDGASCIDISHDGTKLWTGGLDNTVRSWDLREGRQLQQHDFTSQIFSLGYCPTGEWLAVGMESSNVEVLHHSKPDKYQLHLHESCVLSLKFAYCGKWFVSTGKDNLLNAWRTPYGASIFQSKESSSVLSCDISTDDKYIVTGSGDKKATVYEVIY; encoded by the exons tattaCGAGATGTCCTATGGGTTGAACATAGAGATGCACAAACAG acggAGATCGCCAAACGACTCAATgcaattttagctcaaattatGCCTTTCCTGTCACAAGAG CACCAACAGCAGGTTGCTCAGGCAGTGGAGAGGGCTAAGCAGGTGACTATGACAGAGCTGAATGCCATCATCGGGGTACGTGGACTTCCCAATCTGCCTCTCACC cagcagcaagctgccTATCCTGCTCTCATG cagcagctccaggcaCAGCACCTCTCTCATGCTGCTCACGGGCCTCCAGTTCAGCTGCCACCCCACCCCTCGGGTCTACAGCCACCCGGCCTCCCCCCTGTGACAGGTTCTGGGTCAGGCCTGCTGGCGCTTGGGGCTCTGGGCAGCCAAGCTCACCTCCCAGTGAAGGACGAGAAGAACCACCATGATCTCGAACACAGAG AAAGTACG AATAACTCGATATCGCCGTCAGAAAGCTTACGAACAGCCAGTGAGAAGCATCGCAGTTCTTCAGACTACAGTCTGGAGTCTAAAAAGCGCAAAGTGGAGGAGAAGGACAGCATGAGCAGATAT GACAGTGATGGAGAGAAGAGTGATGACTTAGTGGTAGATGTATCTAATGAG gaTCCTGCCACTCCACGGGCAAGCCCTGCCCATTCACCACCTGAAAATGGCATTGATAAGCCACGCCCACCCAAAAAGGACACACCAAACAGCCCTGCGTCAGTGGCATCATCTGGAAGCACGCCATCCTCCAAGGCCAAGGAGCTCAGTCAT AATGACAAATCCTCCACGCCTGGTCTCAAATCCAACACCCCCACCCCACGTAACGATGCTCCCACCCCTGGCACCAGCTCCACTCCTGGGCTCAGACCCATCCTGGGCAAACCACCAGGCATGGAAGCTCTCG CAGCGCCAGCTTTGCGTACCCCTCTGTCCATTGCGGGCTCCTATCCCTCCCCCTTTGCCATGATGGGCCACCATGAAATGAATGGAGGCCTGACAAATCCTGGGGTGTATGCTGGTCTTCACATCTCCCCTCAGATGAGTGCTGCAGCGGCTGCAGCTTATGGACGCTCCCCCATG GGTTTTGATCCTCACTCCCATATGAGAGCCCCAGGCCTTCCAGCCAGCCTCACATCTATTTCTGGAGGCAAACC AGCTTACTCTTTCCATGTCAGTGCAGATGGCCAGATGCAGCCTGTGCCCTTCCCACCCGACGCCCTCATTGGCCCCGGTATCCCTCGACATGCCCGTCAGATCAACACTCTCAGCCACGGTGAGGTGGTGTGTGCTGTTACCATTAGCAACCCCACACGTCACGTCTACACTGGTGGCAAAGGCTGTGTCAAAATCTGGGATATCAGCCAACCCGGCAGCAAGAGCCCCGTGTCCCAACTGGACTGTCTG AACAGGGATAACTACATCCGATCCTGTAAGTTGCTGCCTGATGGTCGCACATTGATTGTTGGAGGTGAGGCCAGCACATTGACCATCTGGGATCTGGCCTCGCAGACGCCCCGCATCAAGGCTGAGCTCACCTCCTCGGCCCCGGCATGCTACGCCTTGGCTATCAGCCCCGATGCCAAAGTCTGTTTCTCGTGCTGTAGTGATGGAAACATTGCCGTTTGGGACCTGCACAACCAGACTCTTGTCAG GCAGTTCCAGGGTCATACAGATGGTGCTAGCTGTATTGACATTTCCCATGATGGCACTAAGCTGTGGACAGGCGGTCTCGATAACACCGTTCGCTCTTGGGATCTGAGGGAGGGtcgacagctgcagcagcatgaTTTCACTTCACAG ATCTTTTCTTTGGGCTACTGTCCGACTGGAGAGTGGCTCGCTGTGGGTATGGAGAGCAGTAACGTGGAGGTGCTCCACCATTCAAAGCCTGACAAGTATCAGCTCCACTTGCATGAGAGCTGTGTTCTCTCCCTCAAATTTGCCTACTGTG gtaaATGGTTTGTAAGCACTGGGAAGGACAATCTGTTGAATGCTTGGAGGACTCCTTATGGCGCCAGCATATTCCAG TCCAAGGAATCCTCATCTGTCCTGAGCTGTGACATTTCAACAGACGACAAGTACATCGTAACAGGCTCTGGAGACAAGAAGGCCACTGTTTATGAAGTGATTTACTAG